One part of the Candidatus Borreliella tachyglossi genome encodes these proteins:
- a CDS encoding YfcC family protein — MVKKIKMPSSFTIIFSLIVVMTILTYVLPAGEFSKEMREVNGSLREVVVAGTYHTVERAPRGFLDGIITVLTSMAKGMEHAVEVIVFVLIVGGAYGIILKTGAIDAGIAAAIKKLGNKDKFLIPLMMFIFSIGGTTTGMCEETLPFYLIMIPLVLALGYDGIVAVSIIALGAGVGTMASTVNPFATGIASAIAGIDLREGFYFRIILYVISVLVAIIYVLIYAVRVKNDPRKSLVYSQREEHYNFFIRDSVGNGTSIPEFTNGRKIVLLLYALMILFLTYSIIQLGWWMQEMTMLYLGTAIISAFICKMSESQMWNAFVEGTKDMMTAALLIGIARGVMIVADDGLITATILNAAAEFLYGLPKGLFIVLNEIVQVLIGFIVPSSSGHASLTMSIMAPLSDFLEMPRSSVVIAMQTGSGLINLVTPTGVIMAVLGIARIGYGSWFRFVMPLFIIEFVICVLVIMANVYLY, encoded by the coding sequence ATGGTTAAAAAAATTAAAATGCCAAGTAGCTTTACAATAATATTTTCTTTAATAGTGGTTATGACTATATTGACTTATGTACTTCCTGCTGGTGAATTTTCTAAGGAGATGAGAGAGGTTAATGGTAGTTTGAGAGAAGTTGTTGTAGCTGGAACTTATCATACGGTAGAAAGGGCTCCTCGGGGATTTTTGGATGGTATTATTACTGTTTTAACTTCAATGGCTAAAGGCATGGAGCATGCTGTCGAGGTTATTGTGTTTGTTTTAATTGTTGGTGGAGCTTATGGGATAATTTTAAAAACAGGTGCTATTGATGCAGGAATAGCAGCAGCAATTAAAAAACTGGGGAATAAGGATAAATTTCTTATACCATTGATGATGTTTATTTTCTCTATAGGTGGAACTACTACTGGGATGTGCGAGGAAACTCTTCCATTTTATCTTATTATGATTCCTTTGGTATTAGCCTTAGGCTATGATGGAATTGTAGCTGTTTCAATTATAGCATTGGGAGCAGGAGTCGGAACTATGGCTTCTACTGTTAACCCGTTCGCAACAGGTATTGCTTCAGCAATAGCTGGAATTGATTTAAGGGAAGGATTTTATTTCCGTATTATCCTATATGTAATATCTGTTTTGGTTGCAATAATATATGTTTTGATTTATGCCGTTCGTGTAAAGAATGATCCTAGAAAATCTCTAGTTTATTCACAAAGAGAAGAGCATTATAATTTTTTCATTAGAGATAGCGTAGGTAATGGTACAAGTATCCCTGAATTTACTAATGGACGTAAGATAGTTTTACTTTTATATGCGTTGATGATTTTGTTTTTAACTTATAGTATTATCCAGCTTGGCTGGTGGATGCAGGAAATGACGATGTTATATCTTGGCACTGCTATTATATCTGCGTTTATCTGTAAGATGAGCGAATCTCAGATGTGGAATGCGTTTGTAGAGGGTACTAAAGACATGATGACAGCTGCTCTTCTTATTGGAATAGCTAGAGGTGTTATGATCGTGGCTGATGATGGACTTATTACTGCTACAATTTTAAATGCTGCGGCTGAATTTTTATATGGACTACCAAAAGGGCTTTTTATCGTTTTAAACGAGATTGTTCAAGTATTGATAGGATTTATTGTCCCTTCATCATCTGGACATGCGAGTCTCACGATGTCAATAATGGCGCCTTTGTCTGACTTTTTAGAAATGCCTAGATCGTCTGTTGTTATTGCGATGCAGACAGGATCTGGACTTATTAATTTGGTAACACCTACAGGAGTTATAATGGCTGTGTTGGGAATTGCCCGAATAGGGTATGGAAGTTGGTTTAGGTTTGTCATGCCATTATTTATTATTGAGTTTGTGATTTGTGTTTTAGTTATAATGGCTAATGTTTAC